A stretch of the Dyella telluris genome encodes the following:
- a CDS encoding segregation and condensation protein A: MSTEPVEPQPVAAPQDAFASVPQQQEMPLAIVRGEPLLQMPQDLYIPPDALEVILESFEGPLDLLLYLIRRQNLDILDIPVAEITRQYMDYIEMMRDVMRLELAAEYLLMAAILGEIKSRLLLPRPPAEEGVEEDPRADLIRRLQEYERFKKAAEDIDALPRMERDFAPAHAETGERNVIKLPPPLDLKELLLALKDVMRRAELFGHHAIKREALSVRQRMGELLGRLTSDRSFQRFETLFDVTEGRLGVVVTFLSMLELAKEMLVEIVQEEPLGPIYVRAKVTSADEAAEDLFADHEPTAAAE, from the coding sequence ATGAGCACTGAGCCAGTCGAGCCTCAGCCGGTCGCCGCACCGCAGGACGCGTTTGCGTCGGTACCTCAACAGCAGGAAATGCCGCTGGCCATCGTGCGCGGCGAACCGCTGCTGCAGATGCCGCAGGACCTGTACATCCCGCCGGATGCGCTCGAGGTCATCCTTGAGTCGTTCGAAGGGCCGCTCGACCTGCTGCTGTACCTGATCCGCCGGCAGAACCTGGACATCCTGGACATCCCTGTCGCCGAGATCACCCGGCAGTACATGGATTACATCGAGATGATGCGCGACGTGATGCGCCTGGAGCTGGCCGCCGAATACCTGTTGATGGCGGCTATCCTCGGCGAGATCAAATCGCGCTTGCTGTTGCCCCGGCCGCCGGCCGAGGAAGGCGTGGAAGAAGACCCCCGTGCCGACCTGATCCGTCGCCTGCAGGAGTACGAACGTTTCAAGAAGGCAGCGGAAGATATCGACGCCCTGCCCCGCATGGAACGCGATTTCGCGCCTGCCCACGCTGAAACGGGCGAGCGCAACGTCATCAAGCTGCCGCCGCCGCTCGACCTCAAGGAGCTGCTGCTGGCGCTGAAGGACGTGATGCGTCGCGCCGAGCTGTTCGGTCATCACGCCATCAAGCGCGAGGCCCTCAGCGTGCGCCAGCGCATGGGCGAACTGCTGGGCCGCCTGACCAGCGACCGCAGCTTCCAGCGCTTCGAGACGTTGTTCGACGTCACCGAAGGCCGGCTGGGCGTGGTGGTGACCTTCCTGTCCATGCTGGAGCTGGCCAAGGAAATGCTGGTGGAGATCGTGCAGGAAGAACCACTGGGACCGATTTACGTCAGGGCGAAGGTAACCAGCGCCGATGAGGCTGCCGAAGACCTGTTCGCCGACCACGAGCCGACCGCCGCTGCCGAATAA
- a CDS encoding DNA polymerase IV has translation MPADERAIIHVDMDAFYASVEQRDRPELRGLPVIVAGLGPRGVVSTCSYEARRFGVHSAMPTAQARRLCPDGIYVWPDHARYEAVSDQVFEVFHEVTPLVEGLSLDEAFLDVTASQRLLGSVESIGQWLKATIRERTGLNASVGMGPNKLLAKLAGEISKPDGFRRITATHAAAELAPLPVGRLWTVGKVTEQTLHRLGIRTIGELAACDTARLASALGRQVAGLQALARGQDDRCVEPAQAEQSIGAEHTFDVDVAELAMAEAWLLRHCERIAARARQRGLQGRTVTVKLREPPFETYTRQARLPAPSASAGELFGLARGLLVTWWKAQRRPRLRLLGVSLSGFAAERQQDLFDGAPDRRVTDQVQDRINSRFGTGSLVRAGVLKTREQD, from the coding sequence ATGCCAGCCGATGAACGCGCCATCATCCACGTCGACATGGACGCATTTTACGCGTCCGTGGAGCAGCGCGACCGTCCCGAGCTGCGCGGGCTGCCCGTGATCGTGGCCGGGCTGGGGCCGCGGGGCGTGGTCTCCACCTGCAGTTACGAGGCTCGCCGCTTTGGCGTGCACTCGGCCATGCCCACGGCGCAGGCGCGTCGCCTGTGCCCCGATGGCATCTATGTATGGCCGGACCATGCGCGCTACGAGGCGGTGTCCGACCAGGTATTTGAGGTGTTCCACGAAGTGACGCCCCTGGTCGAAGGGCTTTCCCTGGACGAGGCCTTTCTGGATGTCACTGCCAGCCAGCGACTGCTGGGATCAGTGGAATCGATCGGGCAGTGGCTTAAGGCCACCATCCGCGAACGCACCGGGCTGAACGCCTCCGTCGGCATGGGGCCAAACAAGCTGCTGGCAAAACTCGCCGGCGAGATTTCCAAGCCGGACGGCTTCCGCCGCATCACCGCCACGCACGCCGCCGCGGAGCTGGCCCCCTTGCCGGTGGGCCGGCTGTGGACCGTGGGCAAGGTGACCGAGCAGACCCTGCACCGGCTGGGCATCCGGACCATAGGCGAATTGGCAGCATGTGACACGGCGCGTCTGGCGAGTGCGCTAGGACGTCAGGTGGCGGGCCTGCAGGCGCTGGCGCGGGGTCAGGACGACCGTTGCGTCGAGCCCGCGCAAGCTGAACAATCCATCGGCGCTGAGCATACCTTTGACGTCGACGTGGCCGAGCTGGCCATGGCGGAAGCCTGGTTGCTGCGCCATTGCGAGCGGATCGCGGCAAGGGCGCGGCAGCGGGGGCTGCAGGGGCGCACCGTGACAGTGAAGCTGCGCGAGCCTCCTTTCGAGACCTATACCCGTCAGGCCCGGCTGCCTGCGCCCAGTGCGTCGGCCGGCGAGCTTTTCGGGCTGGCACGGGGTTTGCTAGTCACGTGGTGGAAGGCGCAGCGCCGGCCGCGGCTCCGCCTGTTGGGCGTCAGCCTGTCGGGATTTGCGGCCGAGCGTCAGCAGGACCTGTTCGATGGCGCGCCCGACCGGCGCGTGACCGACCAGGTGCAGGACCGGATCAACTCGCGGTTTGGCACGGGGAGCCTGGTTCGCGCAGGCGTGCTGAAAACGCGGGAGCAGGATTGA
- a CDS encoding PilZ domain-containing protein: MSKAEDKARSSSESEQLRPARMRIETTVLMSRADESHPTELVDISATGVLLRRPLGWHGEQGQSWILDMIFGHDLHIHLEAQVARISDRHLGFAYTRIPEDKQVPLWNLLGGYADILEMWHD; encoded by the coding sequence ATGAGCAAAGCGGAAGACAAAGCCAGGAGCAGTTCCGAGTCGGAACAGCTGCGTCCCGCGCGCATGCGGATCGAAACCACGGTTCTGATGAGCCGGGCGGACGAGTCGCACCCTACCGAGCTGGTGGATATTTCCGCGACCGGCGTGCTGCTGCGTCGCCCGCTCGGCTGGCACGGCGAGCAAGGGCAGAGCTGGATCCTCGACATGATCTTCGGCCACGACCTGCACATTCACCTGGAAGCGCAGGTGGCGCGCATCTCCGACCGTCACCTGGGGTTTGCCTACACGCGCATCCCTGAAGACAAGCAGGTGCCCCTGTGGAACCTGCTGGGCGGTTATGCGGACATCCTTGAGATGTGGCACGACTGA
- a CDS encoding long-chain-fatty-acid--CoA ligase, which produces MSIERPWLAHYPEGVPPQIDINQYASVAAVVEEAFERFRHRPAFSSFGKVLSYGQIDELSRQFAGYLTGTLKLAKGDRVAIMMPNVLQYPIALFGALRAGMVVVNTNPMYTARELKHQLEDSGAKAIVVLDNFASTLQQVVAETHVEHIVTTGIGDLLGAKGLLINFVLKHVKKMVPPYSLPQAVRFTDALSQGAPHPLPKVSLNHDDLAFLQYTGGTTGVAKGAMLSHGNMVANMMQAGAWIGKNVKPGEEVIITALPLYHIFSLTANGLVFMRLGGLNWLITNPRDMPGFVKELKKSNFTALTGVNTLFNGLLNTPGFAELDFSRLHLSLGGGMAVQRAVAERWKKVTGCTLAEAYGLTETSPAACINPLDLKDYNGSIGLPIPSTDVAIWSEDNQPLPIGQVGELMVSGPQVMKGYWQRPDETAKVLGSDGWLHTGDVARMDENGYVYIVDRKKDMILVSGFNVYPNEVEDVVMQHPGVAEVAAVGVPDEHSGEVVKLFVVRKDPKLTVDELKKFCHDNLTGYKRPKIIEFRDSLPKSNVGKILRRELRDEKKPVTAG; this is translated from the coding sequence ATGAGCATTGAGCGTCCGTGGCTGGCCCATTACCCGGAAGGCGTTCCTCCGCAGATCGACATCAACCAGTACGCCTCGGTGGCCGCGGTCGTGGAAGAAGCCTTCGAGCGCTTCCGCCATCGCCCCGCGTTCTCCAGCTTCGGCAAGGTGCTGAGCTACGGCCAGATCGATGAGCTCAGCCGCCAGTTCGCCGGCTACCTTACCGGCACGCTCAAGCTGGCCAAGGGCGATCGCGTCGCGATCATGATGCCCAACGTGCTGCAGTACCCCATCGCCCTGTTCGGCGCGCTGCGCGCCGGCATGGTGGTGGTCAACACCAACCCGATGTACACCGCGCGCGAACTGAAGCACCAGCTCGAGGATTCCGGCGCGAAGGCCATCGTGGTGCTGGACAACTTCGCCTCCACGCTGCAGCAGGTGGTGGCGGAAACCCATGTCGAACATATTGTCACCACCGGCATCGGCGACCTGCTGGGCGCCAAGGGCCTGCTGATCAACTTCGTGCTCAAGCACGTCAAGAAGATGGTGCCGCCCTACAGCCTGCCACAGGCGGTGCGTTTCACCGATGCCCTGTCGCAGGGCGCGCCGCACCCGCTACCCAAGGTGTCGTTGAACCACGACGACCTTGCCTTCTTGCAGTACACCGGCGGCACCACTGGCGTGGCGAAGGGCGCAATGCTCTCGCACGGCAACATGGTCGCCAACATGATGCAGGCCGGCGCGTGGATCGGTAAGAACGTCAAGCCGGGCGAGGAAGTGATCATCACCGCCCTGCCGCTGTATCACATCTTCTCGCTCACGGCGAACGGCCTGGTGTTCATGCGCCTGGGCGGCCTGAACTGGTTGATCACCAACCCGCGCGACATGCCCGGCTTCGTCAAGGAGCTGAAGAAGTCGAACTTCACCGCGCTGACCGGCGTGAACACGCTCTTCAATGGCCTGCTCAACACGCCGGGCTTCGCCGAGCTGGATTTCTCGCGCCTGCACCTGAGCCTGGGCGGCGGCATGGCCGTGCAGCGCGCCGTCGCCGAGCGCTGGAAGAAGGTCACCGGCTGCACGCTGGCCGAGGCCTATGGCCTGACCGAAACCTCGCCGGCGGCGTGCATCAATCCGCTGGACCTGAAGGATTACAACGGCTCCATCGGCCTGCCGATTCCCTCCACCGATGTCGCGATCTGGTCGGAAGACAACCAGCCACTGCCGATCGGCCAGGTGGGCGAGCTGATGGTGAGCGGCCCGCAGGTGATGAAGGGTTACTGGCAGCGCCCGGATGAAACGGCCAAGGTGCTCGGCTCCGACGGCTGGCTGCACACCGGCGACGTGGCGCGCATGGACGAGAACGGCTACGTCTACATCGTGGACCGCAAGAAGGACATGATCCTCGTGTCCGGCTTCAACGTGTATCCGAACGAAGTCGAAGACGTGGTGATGCAGCACCCGGGTGTGGCCGAAGTGGCCGCCGTGGGCGTGCCGGACGAGCATTCGGGCGAAGTCGTGAAGCTGTTCGTGGTGCGCAAGGACCCCAAGCTCACCGTGGACGAACTCAAGAAGTTCTGCCACGACAACCTCACCGGCTACAAGCGACCGAAAATCATCGAGTTCCGCGATTCGCTACCCAAGAGCAACGTGGGCAAGATCCTCCGCCGCGAGCTGCGCGACGAGAAGAAGCCCGTAACCGCAGGCTGA
- the acnA gene encoding aconitate hydratase AcnA produces MLDSFATRDTLTVNGSQYQIASLTKLGQRFDLKTLPFSLKILLENLLRHEDGVNVTSKEIEAIAKWDAKAEPDTEIAFMPARVVLQDFTGVPCVVDLAAMRDAVVKLGGDAKQINPLAPAELVIDHSVQVDVYGSESALEKNVEIEFHRNQERYAFLRWGQKAFDNFKVVPPRTGIVHQVNLEHLARVVFTAEKDGKAWAYPDTVFGTDSHTTMINGIGVLGWGVGGIEAEAAMLGQPSSMLIPQVVGFKLTGKLSEGVTATDLVLTVTQMLRKLGVVGKFVEFFGSGLKHLALADRATIGNMAPEYGATCGIFPIDQEALNYLHLSGRSDDQIKLVEAYAKAQGLWHDENAAEPRFTTTLELNLADVKPSLAGPKRPQDRVLLEGVQKSFHDAVGPLTANRRPRSDDTSAFIAEGGSSAIGNPANDITDAGVRVEKDGESFKLGDGAVVIAAITSCTNTSNPSVMLGAGLVAKKAAAKGLKAQPWVKTSIGPGSKVVTDYLEKTGLLKELEKVGFFIVGYGCTTCIGNSGPLPPEISKGIAEGDLAVASVLSGNRNFEGRVHPEVKMNYLASPPLVVAYALAGTLDVDLSKDPLGTGSDGKPVYLKDIWPTNQEISDIVGSALNPEMFEKSYSDVFKGDTRWNHIASPDGDVYQWDDSTYIKNPPYFEGMSKEPGTIDDVHGARVLGLFGDSITTDHISPAGSIKKDSPAGRFLISKGVEPKDFNSYGSRRGNDDVMVRGTFANIRIKNLMLDGVEGGYTLYVPSGEQMAIYDAAMKYKADKTPLVVIAGKEYGTGSSRDWAAKGTLLLGVKAVIAESFERIHRSNLVGMGVLPLQFEDGQNAQSLGLTGKETFDVTGLNGGESKTAKVTATGPDGKKKEFTVKVLLLTPKERQFFRHGGILQYVLRQLAGKKAA; encoded by the coding sequence ATGCTGGATTCATTCGCCACCCGCGACACCCTCACTGTCAACGGCAGCCAGTACCAGATCGCCAGCCTGACCAAGCTCGGCCAGCGCTTTGACCTCAAGACCCTGCCCTTTTCGCTGAAGATCCTCCTGGAGAATCTGTTGCGCCACGAGGATGGCGTCAACGTCACCTCGAAAGAAATCGAGGCCATCGCCAAGTGGGACGCCAAGGCCGAGCCCGATACCGAGATCGCCTTCATGCCCGCCCGCGTGGTGCTGCAGGACTTCACCGGCGTTCCCTGTGTGGTGGACCTGGCCGCGATGCGCGACGCCGTGGTGAAGCTGGGCGGTGATGCCAAGCAGATCAATCCCCTGGCACCGGCCGAGCTGGTGATCGACCACTCCGTGCAGGTCGATGTGTACGGCTCGGAGTCGGCACTGGAGAAGAACGTCGAGATCGAGTTTCACCGCAACCAGGAACGCTACGCCTTCCTGCGCTGGGGCCAGAAGGCGTTCGACAACTTCAAGGTGGTGCCGCCACGCACCGGCATCGTCCATCAGGTGAACCTTGAGCATCTGGCCCGCGTGGTGTTCACCGCGGAGAAGGATGGCAAGGCGTGGGCCTACCCGGACACCGTGTTCGGCACCGACTCGCATACCACCATGATCAACGGCATCGGCGTGCTGGGCTGGGGCGTGGGCGGCATCGAGGCCGAAGCGGCCATGCTGGGCCAGCCCTCGTCCATGCTGATTCCGCAGGTAGTGGGCTTCAAGCTGACGGGCAAGCTCTCGGAAGGCGTCACCGCCACCGACCTGGTGCTCACCGTCACCCAGATGCTGCGCAAGCTGGGCGTGGTGGGCAAGTTCGTGGAGTTCTTCGGCAGCGGCCTGAAGCACCTCGCCCTGGCCGACCGCGCCACCATCGGCAACATGGCCCCGGAATACGGCGCCACCTGCGGCATCTTCCCGATCGATCAGGAAGCACTGAACTACCTGCACCTGTCCGGCCGCAGCGACGATCAGATCAAGCTGGTCGAGGCCTACGCCAAGGCGCAAGGCCTGTGGCATGACGAGAACGCCGCGGAACCGCGCTTCACCACCACGCTGGAATTGAACCTGGCCGACGTGAAGCCCTCGCTGGCCGGCCCCAAGCGCCCGCAGGATCGCGTGCTGCTGGAAGGTGTGCAGAAGAGCTTCCACGATGCGGTCGGTCCGCTCACCGCCAACCGTCGCCCGCGCAGCGATGACACCTCGGCCTTCATCGCCGAGGGCGGTTCGTCGGCCATCGGCAACCCGGCCAACGACATCACCGATGCCGGCGTGCGCGTGGAGAAGGATGGCGAGTCCTTCAAGCTCGGCGACGGCGCCGTGGTCATCGCCGCCATCACCTCCTGCACCAACACCTCCAACCCCAGCGTGATGCTGGGCGCGGGCCTGGTGGCCAAGAAGGCGGCGGCCAAGGGCCTGAAGGCGCAGCCGTGGGTGAAGACCTCGATCGGCCCGGGCTCCAAGGTGGTCACTGACTATCTCGAGAAGACCGGCCTGCTGAAGGAGCTGGAAAAGGTCGGCTTCTTCATCGTCGGCTACGGCTGCACCACCTGCATCGGCAATTCTGGTCCGTTGCCGCCCGAGATCAGCAAGGGCATTGCCGAGGGCGACCTCGCCGTGGCGTCGGTGTTGTCGGGCAACCGCAACTTCGAAGGCCGTGTGCACCCGGAAGTGAAGATGAATTACCTGGCTTCGCCGCCGCTGGTGGTGGCCTACGCGCTGGCCGGCACGCTGGACGTGGACCTCAGCAAGGATCCGCTGGGCACCGGCAGCGATGGCAAGCCGGTGTACCTCAAGGACATCTGGCCGACCAACCAGGAAATCTCGGACATCGTGGGCAGCGCCCTCAATCCCGAGATGTTCGAGAAGAGCTATTCGGACGTGTTCAAGGGCGACACCCGCTGGAACCACATCGCCTCCCCGGATGGCGACGTGTACCAGTGGGATGACTCCACCTACATCAAGAACCCGCCGTACTTCGAAGGCATGAGCAAGGAGCCGGGCACCATCGACGACGTGCATGGTGCACGCGTGCTCGGCCTGTTCGGCGACTCCATCACCACCGACCACATCTCGCCGGCCGGCTCGATCAAGAAGGACAGCCCGGCAGGTCGCTTCCTGATCAGCAAGGGCGTGGAGCCGAAGGACTTCAACTCCTACGGCTCGCGTCGCGGCAACGATGACGTGATGGTGCGCGGCACCTTCGCCAACATCCGCATCAAGAACCTGATGCTGGACGGCGTGGAAGGCGGCTACACCCTGTACGTGCCGAGCGGCGAACAGATGGCCATCTACGACGCGGCCATGAAGTACAAGGCCGATAAGACGCCGTTGGTGGTCATCGCCGGCAAGGAATATGGCACCGGCTCGTCGCGTGACTGGGCTGCCAAGGGCACGCTGCTGTTGGGCGTGAAGGCCGTGATCGCCGAGAGCTTCGAGCGCATCCACCGCTCCAACCTGGTGGGCATGGGCGTGCTGCCGCTGCAGTTCGAAGATGGCCAGAACGCGCAGTCGCTGGGGCTGACCGGCAAGGAAACCTTCGACGTCACCGGCCTCAACGGCGGCGAATCGAAGACTGCCAAGGTCACCGCCACCGGTCCGGACGGCAAGAAGAAGGAGTTCACCGTGAAGGTGTTGCTGCTCACGCCGAAGGAGCGCCAGTTCTTCCGCCATGGCGGCATCCTTCAGTACGTGCTGCGCCAGCTGGCCGGGAAGAAGGCGGCCTGA
- a CDS encoding bifunctional aconitate hydratase 2/2-methylisocitrate dehydratase, whose translation MLNAYRQHVAERAALGIPPLPLSAQQTADLIELLKNPPAGEEAFLVDLITNRVPAGVDDAAKVKASYLAAVAFGTEKSALISREKATELLGTMLGGYNIHPLIELLDDAQIGTVAANALKHTLLMFDAFHDVKEKADKGNANAKSVLQSWADAEWFTSKPEVPQSLTITVFKVPGETNTDDLSPAPDATTRPDIPLHALAMLKNKRDGAPFQPEEDGKRGPIQLIQDLTKQGHLVAYVGDVVGTGSSRKSATNSVLWFTGEDIPFIPNKRFGGVCLGSKIAPIFYNTMEDAGALPIELDVSQMEMGDVVELRPYEGKALKNGEVIAEFQVKSDVLFDEVRAGGRIPLIIGRGLTAKAREALGLPVSTLFRLPQQPVDTGKGFTLAQKMVGRAVGLPEGQGVRPGTYCEPKMTSVGSQDTTGPMTRDELKDLACLGFSADLVMQSFCHTAAYPKPVDVKTHHTLPEFISTRGGISLRPGDGVIHSWLNRMLLPDTVGTGGDSHTRFPIGISFPAGSGLVAFAAATGVMPLDMPESVLVRFKGELQPGVTLRDLVNAIPLYAIKQGLLTVAKQGKKNIFSGRILEIEGLPNLKVEQAFELSDASAERSAAGCTVHLDKAPIIEYMTSNITLLKYMIAQGYKDPRSLQRRIKAMEAWLADPQLLKGDADAEYAAVIEIDLADVHEPIVACPNDPDDVKTLSDVAGAKIDEVFIGSCMTNIGHFRAASKLLEGKRDIPTKLWVAPPTKMDQQQLTEEGHYGVLGTAGARMEMPGCSLCMGNQAQVREGATVFSTSTRNFPNRLGKNSNVYLGSAELAAICSRLGKIPSKEEYMADIGVINANGEKIYKYMNFDKIADYQDVANTVTA comes from the coding sequence ATGCTTAACGCCTACCGCCAACATGTTGCCGAGCGCGCCGCGCTGGGTATCCCGCCGCTGCCGCTGTCGGCCCAGCAGACTGCCGACCTGATCGAGCTGCTGAAGAACCCGCCCGCCGGCGAGGAAGCCTTCCTGGTCGACCTGATCACCAACCGCGTGCCGGCTGGCGTGGACGATGCGGCCAAGGTCAAGGCCTCGTACCTGGCGGCCGTGGCGTTCGGCACCGAGAAGAGCGCGCTGATTTCGCGCGAGAAGGCCACCGAACTGCTCGGCACCATGCTGGGTGGCTACAACATCCATCCGCTGATCGAGCTGCTCGACGACGCGCAGATCGGCACCGTGGCCGCCAACGCGCTCAAGCACACCCTGCTGATGTTCGATGCCTTCCATGACGTCAAGGAAAAGGCCGACAAGGGCAACGCCAACGCCAAGTCCGTGCTGCAGAGCTGGGCCGACGCCGAGTGGTTCACCAGCAAGCCGGAAGTGCCGCAGAGCCTGACCATCACCGTGTTCAAGGTGCCGGGCGAAACCAACACCGACGACCTGTCGCCGGCGCCGGACGCCACCACCCGCCCGGACATCCCGCTGCACGCGCTGGCCATGCTGAAGAACAAGCGCGACGGCGCCCCGTTCCAGCCGGAAGAAGACGGCAAGCGTGGCCCGATCCAGCTCATCCAGGACCTGACCAAGCAGGGTCACCTGGTGGCCTACGTGGGTGACGTGGTCGGTACCGGTTCCAGCCGCAAGTCCGCCACCAACTCGGTGCTGTGGTTCACCGGCGAAGACATCCCCTTCATCCCGAACAAGCGCTTCGGTGGCGTGTGCCTGGGCAGCAAGATCGCCCCGATCTTCTACAACACCATGGAAGATGCCGGCGCGCTGCCGATCGAACTCGACGTGTCGCAGATGGAAATGGGCGACGTGGTCGAACTGCGTCCGTACGAAGGCAAGGCCCTGAAGAACGGCGAAGTGATCGCCGAATTCCAGGTGAAGTCCGACGTGCTGTTCGACGAAGTGCGCGCCGGTGGCCGCATTCCGCTGATCATCGGCCGTGGCCTTACCGCCAAGGCGCGTGAAGCGCTGGGCCTGCCGGTGTCCACCCTGTTCCGCCTGCCGCAGCAGCCGGTCGACACGGGCAAGGGCTTCACCCTGGCGCAGAAGATGGTCGGCCGCGCCGTGGGCCTGCCGGAAGGCCAGGGCGTGCGCCCGGGCACCTATTGCGAGCCGAAGATGACCTCGGTGGGTTCGCAGGACACCACCGGTCCGATGACCCGCGACGAGCTGAAGGACCTGGCCTGCCTGGGCTTCTCGGCTGACCTGGTGATGCAGTCGTTCTGCCACACCGCTGCCTACCCGAAGCCGGTGGACGTGAAGACCCACCACACGCTGCCGGAATTCATCAGCACGCGTGGCGGCATCTCGCTGCGTCCGGGCGACGGCGTGATCCACAGCTGGCTCAACCGCATGCTGCTGCCCGACACCGTCGGCACCGGCGGCGACAGCCACACGCGTTTCCCCATCGGTATCTCGTTCCCGGCCGGCTCGGGCCTGGTGGCCTTCGCCGCCGCCACGGGCGTGATGCCGCTGGACATGCCCGAATCCGTGCTGGTGCGCTTCAAGGGCGAGCTGCAGCCGGGCGTCACCCTGCGTGACCTGGTCAACGCCATCCCGCTGTACGCCATCAAGCAGGGTCTGCTCACCGTTGCCAAGCAGGGCAAGAAGAACATCTTCTCCGGCCGCATCCTTGAGATTGAAGGTCTGCCGAACCTGAAGGTGGAGCAGGCGTTTGAGCTGTCCGACGCCTCGGCCGAGCGTTCGGCCGCCGGCTGCACGGTGCACCTGGACAAGGCGCCGATCATTGAATACATGACCAGCAACATCACGCTGCTCAAGTACATGATCGCGCAGGGCTACAAGGATCCGCGCAGCCTGCAGCGCCGCATCAAGGCGATGGAAGCATGGCTTGCTGACCCGCAGCTGCTGAAGGGCGACGCTGATGCCGAATACGCTGCCGTCATCGAGATCGACTTGGCCGACGTGCATGAGCCCATCGTGGCCTGCCCGAACGACCCGGATGACGTGAAGACGCTCAGCGACGTGGCCGGTGCCAAGATCGACGAAGTGTTCATCGGCTCGTGCATGACCAACATCGGTCACTTCCGTGCGGCGTCGAAGCTGCTGGAAGGCAAGCGCGATATCCCGACCAAGCTGTGGGTGGCTCCGCCGACCAAGATGGACCAGCAGCAGCTCACCGAGGAAGGCCACTACGGCGTGCTCGGCACCGCCGGCGCCCGCATGGAAATGCCGGGTTGCTCGCTGTGCATGGGTAACCAGGCGCAGGTGCGCGAGGGCGCTACGGTGTTCTCCACCTCCACCCGCAACTTCCCGAACCGTCTGGGCAAGAACTCCAACGTGTACCTGGGCTCGGCCGAGCTGGCCGCGATCTGCTCGCGTCTGGGCAAGATCCCGAGCAAGGAGGAGTACATGGCGGACATCGGCGTGATCAACGCCAACGGCGAGAAGATCTACAAGTACATGAACTTCGACAAGATCGCCGACTACCAGGACGTGGCCAACACGGTCACTGCCTGA
- a CDS encoding LysR family transcriptional regulator, with translation MISSHLSVVSLRDLMLVQAVRRHGSFNSAARAMHISPSGLSHQVQKVEQALGAPLFERGGRRIVPTAGGQRLLEQIDAVLAAAEHLQQVARAGEVAFGGELRLGVPASLGPYLLPHLIGPFPQHFQGTRLSLSEGKPRGLLRRLNEGELDAVLAPRVPPVSGVAMRPLFFEPWEVMFRADHALAGKRSVGIEQLEASDATLMTESHCEDVLGGGHVQDVSLESLAALVELRGGYALVPALAHDRLASMPNIVLAKLKGQAPGREIALFWREASPWHADLQNFAALLRKLAKQRPGLRLVDEAG, from the coding sequence ATGATCTCTTCCCACCTCTCGGTAGTCTCCCTCCGCGACCTCATGCTGGTGCAGGCCGTGCGGCGCCACGGCAGCTTCAACAGCGCTGCGCGCGCCATGCACATCAGTCCATCGGGCCTTTCGCATCAGGTGCAGAAGGTGGAGCAGGCACTCGGTGCGCCGTTGTTCGAGCGCGGCGGCCGCCGCATCGTACCGACGGCTGGCGGCCAGCGCCTGCTGGAACAGATCGACGCCGTGCTGGCCGCGGCCGAACATCTGCAGCAGGTGGCGCGCGCGGGCGAGGTGGCGTTCGGTGGCGAGTTGCGCCTGGGCGTTCCTGCATCGCTCGGCCCTTATCTGCTGCCGCATCTCATCGGGCCGTTTCCACAGCATTTCCAGGGCACCCGACTCAGCCTGTCGGAAGGCAAGCCGCGTGGCCTGCTGCGTCGCTTGAACGAAGGCGAGCTCGATGCGGTGCTGGCGCCGCGCGTGCCGCCAGTGAGCGGCGTGGCCATGCGCCCGTTGTTTTTCGAGCCATGGGAAGTGATGTTCCGTGCCGATCACGCACTTGCCGGCAAGCGCAGCGTGGGCATCGAACAGCTGGAAGCCAGCGACGCCACGCTGATGACCGAGAGCCATTGCGAAGATGTGCTCGGCGGTGGACACGTGCAGGACGTCAGCCTGGAAAGCCTTGCCGCATTGGTGGAACTGCGTGGCGGTTACGCCCTGGTGCCTGCGCTTGCGCATGATCGCCTGGCGTCCATGCCCAATATTGTGCTGGCCAAGCTCAAGGGGCAGGCGCCCGGTCGCGAGATCGCTCTGTTCTGGCGTGAAGCGTCACCGTGGCATGCCGACCTGCAGAATTTTGCCGCGCTCCTGCGCAAGCTGGCCAAACAGCGTCCGGGGTTGCGGCTGGTGGACGAAGCGGGCTGA